GGTCAGGAGAAAGCTACACCTCGACTCTGGCTGGAACGGACTGCGCTCGCGACACAGTGGCTTATCTTGCTCTGCTGGCTGCAGCTCCCCACCCAATGGGTCACCAGCATATATATAGTGCCTCTCTATATAGTGGCGGCGAGTTTGCATCTGTGGCGGCAACTGCGTTGGCATCTGCCATCGACCCTTGCGCATCCCCTGCTGTGGTCACTCCATCTCGCCTATCTGTTTATCCCTCTTGGCCTGCTCGCACTTGCGGCACATAGCGCGGGTCAGCCCA
The sequence above is drawn from the Desertibacillus haloalkaliphilus genome and encodes:
- a CDS encoding NnrS family protein, with amino-acid sequence GQEKATPRLWLERTALATQWLILLCWLQLPTQWVTSIYIVPLYIVAASLHLWRQLRWHLPSTLAHPLLWSLHLAYLFIPLGLLALAAHSAGQPITLSMASHLLSAGCMGTMILGMIARVSLGHSGRALQVGRRITGAFALVIA